Proteins encoded within one genomic window of Polaribacter sp. NJDZ03:
- a CDS encoding SusC/RagA family TonB-linked outer membrane protein, with protein sequence MEKFKLLLIGILLTSSFSMFAQQTVKGVVKDKTSGNPLPGVSVVIKGTIRGMQTDFDGIFTLDKVQTGNVLVFRYLGFADKEVTIGTDFNLSVVLEESLESLDEIVVVGYGSVRKEDLTGTTDLLTSKDFNKGPIVSAQSLISGKVAGVNVIAGSGAPGDGQTINIRGTGSLSLNSQPLYVIDGIPLDNGGVGGSRNPLNFINPNDIETFVVLKDASSTAIYGSRAANGVILITTKKGKDSEFKFNASSQTTVYTLRDKVDVLSANKFRSLINDIGTPAQVALLGAADTDWQEEIYTTAIGQDHNFSALGKLYGIPMRASLGYSEHEGILKGDNLQRTTASVNLSPTLFDKHLKIDFNVKGMYTENEFADRGAIGGAVSFDPTQSVFDSNSQYGGYFAWLDAGTGNQNNLAPTNPLALLDLIDNTAEIRRFVGNVKFDYKIHGLEDITATVNLGYDTSNSHGRKVTSEFIPTSDATFNGSLTRYTQNSDNKVLDAYLTYSKTFNEKHNFTAVAGYAYQSFEYDNYSYDSEKEEDGNTYEFIDKSKNVLLSYFSRANYDYEGKYYLTATVRADASSKLNPDDRWGFFPSFAAAWSIHKEDFMEDSFFNELKLRVGYGEIGNINGLGDYQFLTRYQGSTDTANYQFGNSFYQTFRPEPINTDLRWEVGRTLNLGVDFAFLDRRVTGSVNAYVKETNDLIASSIVDPFTNFGNRINANIGNMENRGLEFNLNTTPIRTDNFEWTVDYNISLNDNKITKLSADQPQGGISTGVGNNVQVHREGETANSFLVFQQVYDTSGKPLEGVFVDRNNDNMINDDDKYINEDPFGDVLMGFNTGASYKNWDVSIQTRASFGNYMYNDVAANKGVEKNATNNSILSNLHADYYNSGFTVINDRTALSDHFVQDASFFKIDNISLGYTLDKIENTTFRFYGSLQNVLTITDYDGLDPEINLGIDNDFYPRPRSFVLGVNVNF encoded by the coding sequence ATGGAAAAATTTAAATTATTGTTAATTGGAATTCTTTTAACATCATCATTTAGCATGTTTGCGCAACAAACTGTTAAAGGTGTTGTAAAAGATAAAACATCCGGCAATCCTTTGCCTGGTGTTAGTGTAGTTATTAAAGGAACTATTAGAGGTATGCAAACCGATTTTGACGGAATCTTTACTCTAGATAAGGTACAAACAGGAAACGTACTTGTCTTTAGATATTTAGGTTTTGCTGACAAAGAAGTTACCATTGGTACAGATTTTAACCTTTCTGTAGTACTAGAAGAATCTTTAGAATCTCTAGATGAAATAGTTGTAGTTGGTTATGGTTCAGTAAGAAAAGAAGACTTAACAGGTACAACAGATTTACTAACAAGTAAAGATTTTAACAAAGGACCTATTGTATCTGCACAATCACTTATTAGTGGTAAAGTTGCAGGTGTAAATGTAATTGCTGGTTCTGGTGCTCCTGGAGACGGACAAACCATTAACATTCGTGGTACTGGCTCTTTATCTTTAAATAGCCAACCATTATATGTTATAGATGGTATCCCATTAGACAATGGTGGGGTTGGAGGATCTAGAAATCCATTAAACTTTATAAACCCTAATGACATAGAAACATTTGTAGTTTTAAAAGATGCATCTTCTACTGCTATCTATGGATCTAGAGCTGCAAACGGGGTAATTTTAATTACTACTAAAAAAGGGAAAGACAGTGAGTTTAAGTTTAATGCAAGCTCTCAAACAACTGTTTATACTTTAAGAGATAAAGTAGATGTTTTATCTGCAAATAAATTTAGAAGCTTAATAAATGATATTGGTACTCCTGCACAAGTTGCTTTATTAGGTGCTGCAGATACAGATTGGCAAGAAGAAATCTATACAACTGCTATTGGGCAAGATCATAACTTTAGTGCTTTGGGTAAACTTTACGGAATACCAATGAGAGCTTCTTTAGGATATTCTGAACATGAAGGTATCTTAAAAGGAGACAACTTACAACGTACAACAGCTTCTGTTAACCTATCACCTACTTTATTTGATAAACACTTAAAGATAGATTTTAATGTAAAAGGAATGTACACAGAAAATGAATTTGCAGATAGGGGTGCAATTGGTGGTGCAGTGTCTTTTGACCCTACACAATCTGTATTTGATTCAAATTCTCAATACGGTGGTTACTTTGCTTGGTTAGACGCTGGTACCGGAAACCAAAACAACTTAGCACCAACAAACCCTTTAGCATTATTAGATTTAATAGATAATACCGCAGAAATTAGACGTTTTGTGGGTAATGTAAAGTTTGATTATAAAATACACGGTTTAGAGGATATTACTGCAACAGTTAACTTAGGATATGATACTTCTAACAGTCATGGTAGAAAAGTTACTTCAGAATTTATTCCAACTTCAGATGCAACTTTTAATGGTTCTTTAACTAGATATACTCAAAATTCAGACAACAAAGTTTTAGACGCTTACTTAACGTACTCTAAAACTTTTAATGAAAAGCATAACTTCACAGCAGTTGCTGGTTATGCATATCAATCTTTTGAATATGATAACTATAGTTATGATAGTGAAAAAGAAGAAGATGGTAATACCTATGAATTTATAGATAAATCTAAAAATGTGTTATTATCATATTTCAGTCGTGCTAATTACGATTATGAAGGGAAATACTATTTAACAGCAACGGTAAGAGCAGATGCTTCGTCTAAATTAAACCCAGATGATCGTTGGGGATTCTTCCCATCATTTGCAGCAGCTTGGAGTATTCATAAAGAAGATTTTATGGAAGATTCTTTCTTTAATGAATTAAAATTAAGAGTTGGTTACGGTGAAATAGGTAATATTAATGGTTTAGGTGATTATCAGTTTTTAACTAGGTATCAAGGTAGTACAGATACTGCTAACTATCAATTCGGAAACTCTTTTTACCAAACATTTAGACCAGAACCAATTAATACAGATTTACGTTGGGAAGTTGGAAGAACTTTAAATCTTGGTGTAGATTTTGCTTTTCTTGATAGAAGAGTTACAGGTTCTGTAAATGCTTACGTTAAAGAAACCAACGACCTTATTGCGAGTTCTATTGTAGATCCTTTTACAAATTTTGGAAACAGAATTAACGCCAACATTGGTAATATGGAAAATAGAGGTTTAGAGTTTAACTTAAACACAACCCCTATTAGAACAGATAATTTTGAATGGACTGTAGATTACAACATTTCATTAAATGATAATAAAATTACCAAATTATCTGCAGACCAACCACAAGGAGGAATCTCTACAGGTGTTGGTAATAATGTGCAGGTACATAGAGAAGGAGAAACAGCAAATAGTTTCTTGGTTTTTCAACAAGTGTATGATACTTCCGGAAAACCTTTAGAAGGGGTTTTTGTTGATAGAAATAACGACAATATGATTAATGATGATGATAAATACATTAATGAAGATCCTTTTGGAGATGTTTTAATGGGCTTTAACACAGGTGCTAGTTATAAAAACTGGGATGTATCTATACAAACTAGAGCTAGTTTTGGTAACTATATGTATAATGATGTTGCTGCGAATAAAGGTGTAGAAAAAAACGCTACAAACAACAGTATACTATCTAACTTACATGCAGATTACTACAATAGTGGTTTTACAGTTATTAATGATAGAACGGCTTTAAGTGATCATTTTGTACAAGACGCTTCTTTCTTTAAAATTGATAACATTTCACTTGGTTATACTTTAGATAAGATAGAAAACACAACGTTTCGTTTTTATGGATCATTACAAAATGTTTTAACAATAACCGATTATGATGGTTTAGATCCAGAAATTAACTTAGGAATCGATAATGATTTTTACCCAAGACCTAGATCTTTTGTATTAGGCGTAAACGTTAACTTTTAA
- a CDS encoding RagB/SusD family nutrient uptake outer membrane protein, translating to MKQKLKYLIVIMLFSLGVISCHEDLNQLPIDPDSFTEQDVFSNATEAQGALAKLYASLALTGQKGPSGEADIQDIDEGFSQYSRMLFNLNELTTDHAVVGWGDAGLPDLHGMYWSGSNDFSEALYYRLAQEVSFCNSFINNAAVLTDTEVASYISEARFLRAFAYYNLMDIYGNVPLVTSVSTELPMQASRTEIFNFIEAELLEIQDELKVSGSSEYGRVDQAAAWALLSKLYLNAEVFTGTAKYAEAVTYSNKVMTSSYSINTTDANGNGSAYDELFLADNNTNGAQNEFIFALNFDGLRSQTYGGTTFLVHAAIGGNMNATEFGVNGGWGGLRTTKNLVNKFDANDKRGMFHSDGQTLEIDEIPTFENGYAVTKFKNIDSNGNQGSDAAGDFVDTDLPLIRLAEIYLNYAEASLRGGGGDVGLAVTKINELRERAFGNASGNISTADLTLEFVLDERSRELYWEGQRRTDLIRYNYFTSDTYLWPFKGNSKNGSGVQDYRNLFPLPNNIITTNPNLTQNPGY from the coding sequence ATGAAACAAAAATTAAAATATTTAATTGTAATCATGTTATTCTCTTTAGGAGTTATATCATGTCACGAAGATTTGAATCAATTACCTATTGATCCAGATAGTTTTACAGAACAAGATGTGTTTTCTAATGCAACAGAAGCACAAGGAGCACTTGCTAAATTATATGCTAGTTTAGCTTTAACAGGGCAAAAAGGACCTTCAGGTGAGGCAGACATACAAGATATTGATGAAGGTTTTTCTCAATATTCTAGAATGTTGTTCAACTTAAATGAATTAACAACAGACCACGCAGTTGTTGGTTGGGGAGATGCAGGTTTACCAGATTTACATGGTATGTATTGGTCTGGTAGTAACGATTTTTCTGAAGCATTGTACTATAGGTTAGCACAAGAAGTATCTTTTTGTAACTCATTTATAAACAATGCAGCTGTTTTAACAGATACGGAAGTTGCTAGTTATATTTCAGAAGCTCGTTTTTTAAGAGCATTTGCTTACTATAACTTAATGGATATATACGGTAACGTACCTTTAGTAACTTCAGTTTCTACTGAGTTGCCAATGCAAGCATCAAGAACAGAAATATTCAATTTTATTGAAGCTGAATTATTAGAAATTCAAGATGAATTAAAAGTAAGTGGATCTAGCGAGTATGGTAGAGTAGATCAAGCTGCTGCTTGGGCATTATTGTCTAAATTATATTTAAATGCTGAAGTTTTTACAGGTACAGCAAAATATGCAGAAGCAGTAACTTATTCTAACAAAGTAATGACTTCTAGTTACTCTATAAACACTACAGATGCTAATGGAAACGGAAGTGCTTATGACGAACTTTTCTTAGCAGACAACAACACAAACGGAGCACAAAATGAATTTATTTTCGCCTTAAATTTTGATGGTCTTAGATCTCAAACTTATGGAGGTACTACATTTTTAGTACATGCTGCCATTGGAGGAAACATGAATGCTACAGAGTTTGGTGTAAATGGTGGTTGGGGAGGCCTAAGAACTACCAAAAACTTGGTTAATAAATTTGATGCAAACGATAAAAGAGGGATGTTCCATTCAGATGGTCAAACTTTAGAAATCGATGAAATTCCTACTTTTGAAAATGGATATGCTGTTACTAAATTTAAAAACATAGACTCTAATGGAAACCAAGGATCTGATGCTGCAGGAGATTTTGTAGATACAGATTTACCGTTAATAAGGTTAGCAGAAATCTATTTAAACTACGCAGAAGCATCTCTTAGAGGTGGCGGCGGAGATGTAGGATTGGCTGTAACTAAAATTAACGAATTAAGAGAAAGAGCTTTCGGAAATGCAAGTGGAAACATTAGTACAGCAGACTTAACTTTAGAATTTGTTTTAGATGAAAGATCTCGTGAGTTGTATTGGGAAGGACAAAGAAGAACAGATTTAATTAGATATAATTACTTTACTTCTGATACGTATTTATGGCCTTTTAAAGGTAATTCTAAAAACGGATCTGGAGTTCAAGATTATAGAAACCTTTTTCCTTTGCCTAACAATATTATAACAACGAATCCTAATTTAACTCAAAATCCAGGATACTAA
- a CDS encoding MFS transporter: MEKRKLSFWQIWNMSFGFLGIQFGFALQGGFMSRIFQTLGAGKEDIPLLWIAAPLTGLLVQPIIGYMSDRTWSVKWGRRKPYFLVGAILSSLALFFVPQSPTLWVAAGFLWILDASINISMEPFRALVADKLPQSQRSYGFVVQTLIIGIGTWVASNLPWMVSQFGVSNEAASGVVPMSVKVAFAIGAVVFMASILFTVFTTDEYPPEDMEEFEKEKAKKNNFIPDILENIGSMPTTMKKLGVIQFFSWFAFFTMWSMANPALTEHVFHTPAPIEAAFNMADTVQAEAFRIANTKFQESSNSVGSAMGIYGLSSMAFALLLTLYTSKRNINRKYVHLFSLIIGGIGFLTMSYASPENLKYCFVLIGFAWGSILSMPYAMLSSSVDPKKMGVIMGIFNMFIVIPQIIAALGGINYVSNLLGEDAINAMTVAGISLIIAGLCNLLITNKNAISYQEEI, encoded by the coding sequence ATGGAAAAGCGTAAATTAAGTTTTTGGCAAATCTGGAACATGAGTTTTGGATTTCTAGGAATACAATTTGGATTTGCCTTACAAGGTGGATTTATGTCGAGAATTTTTCAAACACTAGGGGCAGGAAAAGAAGATATTCCTTTGCTTTGGATAGCAGCACCTTTAACAGGTTTACTTGTGCAACCAATTATTGGTTATATGAGTGATAGAACTTGGAGTGTAAAATGGGGGAGAAGAAAGCCTTACTTTTTGGTAGGTGCAATTTTAAGCTCATTAGCACTATTTTTTGTTCCCCAATCTCCTACATTATGGGTCGCAGCTGGTTTTTTATGGATTTTAGATGCTTCCATAAATATTTCTATGGAACCTTTTAGAGCATTGGTAGCAGATAAATTACCACAATCTCAAAGATCTTATGGTTTTGTTGTACAAACTTTAATTATTGGAATAGGAACTTGGGTAGCAAGTAACTTACCATGGATGGTTTCTCAATTTGGTGTTAGTAATGAAGCAGCATCTGGAGTTGTACCAATGTCTGTAAAAGTTGCTTTTGCAATAGGTGCAGTTGTTTTTATGGCAAGTATTCTTTTTACCGTTTTTACAACGGATGAATATCCGCCAGAAGACATGGAAGAGTTTGAAAAAGAAAAAGCAAAAAAGAATAATTTTATTCCTGATATATTAGAGAATATTGGTAGCATGCCAACTACAATGAAAAAGTTGGGAGTGATTCAGTTTTTCTCATGGTTTGCATTTTTTACCATGTGGTCTATGGCAAACCCTGCATTAACGGAACATGTATTTCATACACCCGCTCCAATAGAGGCTGCTTTTAATATGGCAGACACTGTGCAAGCAGAAGCATTTAGAATCGCCAATACAAAATTTCAAGAATCTTCTAATTCAGTAGGTTCTGCAATGGGTATTTACGGGTTGTCTTCTATGGCATTTGCCTTGCTACTAACCTTATATACATCTAAAAGAAACATCAACAGAAAATATGTACACCTTTTTTCTTTGATTATTGGTGGTATTGGTTTTTTAACAATGAGTTATGCATCACCAGAAAATTTAAAATATTGTTTTGTATTAATTGGTTTTGCTTGGGGTAGTATTTTATCTATGCCGTATGCCATGTTATCTAGTTCTGTAGATCCAAAGAAAATGGGCGTTATTATGGGAATATTTAATATGTTTATAGTAATTCCGCAAATTATTGCCGCATTAGGAGGGATTAATTATGTTTCTAATTTATTAGGAGAAGATGCTATTAATGCTATGACAGTGGCAGGAATTAGTTTAATAATTGCAGGTTTATGTAATTTATTAATTACCAATAAAAACGCAATTAGTTATCAAGAAGAGATTTAA
- a CDS encoding LacI family DNA-binding transcriptional regulator, with protein sequence MKQKITIKTIAKELGVSTSTVSKALKDSHEISKETKERIQAYADYYNYKPNSLALQLRNQKTKVIGVILPKIVHHFFSTVIMGIEEGAIEKGYHIMVCFSNESYKKEVETLKVLSNGSVDGLIVSIANETLENKDFRHFIDLVSEEIPLVLIDRVVDEILCDKVVVDDVGAGYKATKHLLENGRKKIALLTTPKHVNVGSLRRQGYEKALIEAYIKTDSNLIVEIDEEGDICAQIEKVFEQDIDAVFAVNEIYAAKAMRIAKQKGYKIPEDFSIIGFTDGLISRYSSPSITTIAQHGFVMGKQAVELLIERIEKESEVFKPKKIVISSDLKLRESTKPSS encoded by the coding sequence ATGAAGCAAAAAATTACCATAAAAACAATTGCTAAGGAATTAGGAGTCTCTACGTCTACCGTTTCAAAAGCTTTAAAGGACAGTCACGAAATAAGTAAAGAGACTAAAGAAAGAATACAAGCCTATGCAGATTATTATAATTACAAACCTAATAGTTTAGCACTGCAACTTCGCAATCAAAAAACAAAAGTAATTGGGGTTATTTTACCTAAAATAGTACATCATTTTTTCTCTACAGTAATTATGGGGATAGAAGAAGGTGCTATTGAAAAAGGGTATCATATTATGGTTTGCTTCTCTAATGAATCTTATAAAAAAGAGGTAGAAACTTTAAAAGTGTTATCAAACGGAAGCGTAGATGGCTTAATTGTTTCGATAGCAAATGAAACCCTCGAAAATAAAGATTTTAGGCATTTTATAGATTTGGTATCAGAAGAAATTCCGTTAGTACTAATAGATAGAGTGGTCGATGAAATTTTGTGCGATAAAGTAGTGGTAGATGATGTTGGTGCAGGTTACAAAGCGACGAAGCATTTATTAGAAAATGGTAGAAAAAAAATTGCCCTATTAACAACACCAAAACATGTAAATGTAGGTTCTTTAAGAAGGCAAGGTTATGAAAAAGCGTTGATAGAGGCCTATATTAAAACAGATTCTAATTTAATTGTGGAAATTGATGAAGAAGGAGATATCTGTGCACAGATAGAAAAAGTATTTGAACAAGACATTGACGCTGTATTTGCTGTAAATGAAATTTATGCAGCTAAGGCTATGAGAATAGCAAAACAAAAAGGATATAAAATACCAGAAGATTTTTCTATAATAGGTTTTACAGATGGTTTAATCTCTAGATATTCGTCACCTTCTATAACAACAATTGCACAACATGGTTTTGTAATGGGTAAACAAGCAGTAGAACTTTTAATAGAACGAATAGAAAAAGAATCTGAAGTATTTAAACCTAAAAAAATCGTGATTTCTAGCGATTTAAAACTACGAGAATCTACGAAACCGTCGTCGTAG